In Candidatus Poribacteria bacterium, the sequence TCCTGGGAGATCGCATATTACGGCGTGCCGATCTATCAAAAAGACCCCTTTAACTTCCAGAGGTTCCAAATTCTCGCCCTCAAGAGGCTCGAAGACATGAAGAGGATCGATCGATGGAACAGGAGGTATCTCAATGTTGAATAAAGGGGAGATGATCCGTAAGGCGGTGATCATAGCCGGGGGGATGGGCACGAGGCTCAGGCCCGTCACATATGAGATACCCAAACCTCTCATCCCGATACAGGGTAAAACGCTGACGGAGCACATTCTGGATATCCTCAAGGATGCGGGCGTGGAGGAGGTCTATCTCAGCGTGGGATACATGCATGAGAGGATCAGGGAATATCTCGGCGATGGGAGCCGATTCGGGATGAAAATCCGTTACATCATCGAGGATAAACCTCTGGGCACGGGCGGATGGATGAAGCTGATAGAGCCGCTCCATGAGCATTTCATAGCGCTCAACGGGGATAACCTCTTCGATCTGGACCTCAGGGAGATGTATCAATTCCATATATCAAGGGGAGCGGTGGCTACGATCGCTTTGACCAGGGTGGATGACCCCCGCGCCTACGGGGTCGTTACGATGGACGGCGACAGGATCACCGCTTTTTTGGAGAAAACCCCTCACCCTCCAACCGACCTGATAAATTCGGGATACTACATCTTCAGCCCCTCCGTATTCCGACACCTCCCGTCCTCCGACGCCTTCATGCTCGAAAAGGAGCTCTTCCCCAGACTCGCGGAGGATGGAGTGCTCTACGGGTTTATACATGACGGGATTTGGTTCGATACGGGGACGTTTGAGAGGTGGGAGGCAGCTATCAGGGGATGGAAGAGGGGAAAAAACAGGAGGTGAGAGATGGCTGAGGCGAAAAGGGGATTGATCCTGGGGCTGGATGCTATGGTTCCCAACATCACGGAGAGATTTCTCGATGAAGGGGTCATGCCGAACCTATCACGGATGGTCGAGAGAGGGTGCTTCACCCGCGTTCGGCCTGTGATTCCGGCTCAAACCCCCTCGAACTGGGATACCATAGCGACAGGAGCTACGCCGGGAACCCACGGTGTGGTCCAGTGGGGCTCACACATCCCGGGTGAACCGGTGTGGGAGTATCATCGTCAGGAGGCCTTCAACGCGGGTTTATGTCGCGCCGAGTATCTCTGGGAGGCGGCCGCGCGGTCGGGCATACGGAGCGTGGTTATGAACTACGCCGGATATCCGCCTACAACCAAGGCCGCCGTCTTCATCGAATGGCTTTTTCAGCCGTCCCGATCCTATTTCGACCTGGCCCCTCCGACCGTATACCACAACTGCCCTGAACTGAATACGACCGATCCGATCGAGCTTCTTCCGGCAAAGGGGTGGAGGAATTTGCCTTTATCCGGACTCACCCCGTTTGATGCTGAGCTTCCCGTTGTGCCTTCAACTGAAGGTTCCGGGCCGACATACTACGCTCTTGTGTGGGGCAAGGATGGGAAATATGACAGGGTTTCGATATCGCCTTCCAGGGATTTCTCTGAAATTATAGCCACGCTTTCCGTCGGCGAGTGGAGCGACTGGATACGGGCAGGGTTCAAGACGGCGGATCAGGGAGAGGCGGAGGGTGCTTTCAGGTTCAAACTGGTGGAGCTTTCGCCCGATGGGGTGCGGATGAGGCTTTATCGGAGTGACGCCTATCCTACGGACGGTCGGTTTTGCTCCAATCCCGTTTTGGGAAAAAGGCTTGTCTCTGAGCTGGGACCGTATATACACTCGGGCATGACGGTGGGTCTTCACTGTCACGGCCAGCTGGACTGGGAGACGGCCGACGAGGTGATGGCCGAGGAAGCGAAGTGGTGGGCCGAGGCCGCATATATGGCGATGAAATCGGCTGATGCTTCACTGCTGGTGTTACACTGGCATATATTGGACGAGATAGGCCATCGGTTCATCCCTCTGATCGATCCTACGGGGACTAATTATGACCCTAGCAAGGCCGATGAATACTGGCAGATCGTGCGAAACTACTATCGTGCGACCGATCGGTTCGTAGGCGAGTTCCTCAAGCGGTTCGATGACGGCGAGACGCTCTTCGTGGTGGTCTCCGATCACGGTATGCCTGCCAATAAAAAGGCCGTATCGCTCATAAACCTCTTTAAGGATCGTGGATGGGTGAGCTTGACCTCTGACGGCAAAGGTGTGGATTGGGCTCATAGCAAGCTCTTCTTCGTCCAGAATCACCTTTGGATCAACCTGAAGGGCAGGGATGAAGGAGGGGTGGTTCCGCCTGAGGAGTATGAATCCCTCAGATCCCAGGTTTTGACGGCTATGAGGGATCTGAAGGATCCCGAAACGGGCGAGCACGTCTTCGCCTTTGTCCTGACGAGAGAGGATGCCCCTATGGTCGGGCTCTGGGGGGATTATATCGGCGATCTGGTTTTCTGTTATTCCGGCGGATACAGATGGTCGGGGCCGGAGGTTCTACGGATGGGCGAGGACCGGGTCGTCTTCCCCTGCGGAGGGGGAAACCATGGGCCGATGATCCCCACATACGAGACGGATGCGACGTCGGTGATGGGAACGCTTATCATGTACGGGCCGGGAATTCGGCCAGGCGTCAAACCTCCAAAGCTCGAACAGGCCGGAATCTGCACCACGGATGTCGCCCCCACAGTGGCCCACTTAATGGGATTTGACGCCCCGGCCCAGACGGAGGGAAGGATATTGAGGGAGTTTTTGATCAAGGGTTACAGCAGACGGCCGGATCGGGTCTTAAAACCCACCGCCAGACCCATAAAACGCCGTCCGACCGTCAAACCAAAGCCCATCACCTTACAGGGCGATGTGACGGATGAGGAGTGAAAGGAGACGAGCGATGAGATTGGGAGGACCTGTGTTTTCAAGCTATTCCGATCCAGGGGAATGGATAGCCGCCCTCCGACGGGCCGGATATAGGGCGGCGTATTGTCCCGTAGGGCCGGATGCCGATGGCTCGACGATTCGGGATTACTCCGAGGCAGCCCGGGAAGCCGATATAGTGATAGCTGAGGTCGGGGCATGGAGCAATCCGATGAGCCCTAACGAGGAGGAACGGCATAAGGCACTGGAGAAATGCAAGAGGATGCTGGCGTTGGCCGATGAGATCGGCGCCCGATGCTGTGTCAACATAGCAGGCTCCCGCGGGGAGAAATGGGATGGCCATCATCCGGATAACCTCACCGATGAGACCTTCGATATGATCGTCGAGACAGTGCGTGGGATCATAGACGATGTTAAGCCTAAAAGGAGCTTCTATACCCTGGAGACGATGCCGTGGATGTACCCGGACTCAGCCGAGAGCTATCTCAGGCTGATCGAAGCGATAGATCGTAAGCGATTCGCCGTACATTTCGATCCGGTCAACCTGATCTGCAGCCCACAGCGGTATTACGGCAACGGTGAGCTGATAAAGGACTTCATAGAGAAACTCGGCCCTCATATCAAGAGCTGTCACGCCAAAGATATCGTGCTTTCTCAAAAGCTCACCACGCATCTTGACGAGACCCGACCCGGCCTGGGAGGATTGGATTACAGGGTCTTTCTGCGGAAACTTAACGAGCTCGATCCGGATATCCCCCTCATGCTTGAACATCTACCCAACGAAGAGGAATATGCCAAGGCTGCCAGCTATATCCGCTCGATCGCTGAGGAGCTTGGAATCGGACTTTAGTTAGCTACGACTTGAATTATAGAAGGCTCTATGATACCATTTAACAGCTTCTAAGAAGGTAGGGTTGATGGGCTCATGAGGATACTCATTGTCGGACCGGGGGCGATGGGTTCGCTTTTTGCCGTCCTGCTTGCCGATGCAGGTAACGATGTGTTTATGCTGGATTACAAACCGGATAGGGCTGCGAGGCTGAACGAGAACGGATTCAGGGTCCACGGGGTAAGCGGTGAGAGGTTCAAAAGGATAAAGGTGTTGTTGAGGGCGGATAGGATCCCGAAGGTAGATTACACCTTTATATGGGTGAAATCCTATGACACCGCTTCAGCCGTCAGATCTATCGGTTCCGCTCTCAAGGGAAGCGGATATGTGGTCACACTTCAAAACGGGTTGGGCAATGCCGATATAATAGCGGAGGAATTCGGAGCAGAAAGGGTTATAGCCGGGGTCACCTCCCATGGAGCAACCTGTCTGGCACCGGGGGATATCCTGCACGCCGGAGCAGGTGAAACGGTCATCGGAACCCTATCGGGTGATATAAGCGAAGGCGCGAAAGGATGCGTTAAAATGCTTAACGACGCTGGGATTCAAACGAGGATCTCAGAGGATATCCGCTCCGAGATCTGGGGCAAGCTGATAGTTAACGCCGCCATAAACCCCCTCACCGCAGTAACGGGTTTAAAGAATGGCGAATTGATCCAACATGATGAGACGATAAAAATCATGAGAATGGCGGTTGAGGAGGGAGTGAAGGTCGCCGCTGAGCTGAACGTCGTTCTACCTTATTCGGACCCCATGGGCAGGGTGGTGGATGTATGTAGACTCACAGCCGATAATATCTCCTCTATGTTGCAGGATGTGATGGTCGGCAGAAAGACCGAGATAGATTTTATAAACGGTGCGATCGTAAGGCTTGGGAGGGAAAAGAACATACCTACCCCGGTCAATGAGACGCTTGTGTATCTAGTTAAAGTCCGCGAGAAAGGAGCAAGGTAGATTGATGAACAGGCTTTTAAGTCAGGTCGATCCTGAGATGGCCCAGATATTGGATGGCGAGCTGGATAGGCAGATACACACGCTCGTGATGATCCCCTCCGAAAACTACGCCAGTAAGGCGGTTCTGCAGGTTCAGGGTTGCATAATGACCAACAAATACGCGGAGGGATATCCGGGAAATCGATATTACAACGGATGCAGGTTCGTTGATATGGCCGAGTCGCTCGCCATCGAACGGGCGAAGAGGCTTTTCGGGGCGGAACACGCCAACGTCCAGCCTCACACCGGTTCGCAGGCCAACATGGCCGTGTATTATGCCCTCTTGGATGAGGGTGATACCATCTTATCCATGCATATCAACCACGGCGGCCATCTCACCCACGGTAAGGCTCAGAATTTCTCAGGCAGATACTACAATTTCGTCTTCTACGGGGTTGACCGTGAGACGGAGATGATCGATCTCAACTACGTGGAGGATCTGGCTAAGAGGCATAGGCCGAGGTTGATACTTGTGGGCGCAAGCGCTTATCCGAGGATATTGGAGTTCGACAAGTGGCGCGAGATAGCGGATAGAGTTGGGGCGTATCTCATGGCCGATATCGCCCACATCGCCGGTCTGATCATCGGAGGTGTTCATCCTGACCCGGTTCCATACTGTGATATCGTCACCTCCACGACTCACAAAACCCTCAGGGGCCCGCGCGGCGCCTTCATACTCTGCCGTAAAGAGCTGGCAAAGAAGATCGATAGGGCCGTCTTTCCCGGCGTTCAGGCCGGCCCGCTGATGCATGTCATAGCGGCAAAAGCCGTCTGTTTTAAGGAGGCGATGGAGCCGGGGTTCAAGGAATACCAGAAACAGATCGTCAAAAACGCGAAAACGCTGGCACATGCCCTCATGGAGAGGGGTTTTAGGCTGGTTTCAAGGGGCACCGATAACCACCTGATGCTGATCGATCTGACGAATAAGGGCATATCGGGCCGTGAGGCGGCTGATATGCTGGAGGAGGCGGGGATCATAGTCAACAAGAACCTGATCCCCTATGATCCGAAGCCTCCTACCGAAACCAGCGGCATCAGGCCCGGAACGCCGGCGTTGACGACCAGAGGAATGAAGGAGCCGGAGATGGAGCTGATAGCCGATTTCTACGCCCAGGTGTTGGATAACCCCACCGATATAAGCGTTAGGGAGAAAGTCAGGCAGCAGGTTAAAGAGCTGTGCGATAGGTTTCCGATATACCAGGATCTGGATATATGGGCCTGAGGGAAATGGATGGAGTACCGATCCGCCCTGGAGTTCCTCAACTCCTTCATCAACTATGAGCGGCGGGTGGAACATCGATACGATGAACGCAGGTTCAATCTCGAACGGATGCGCAGACTCCTCGATTCCATCGGCAATCCACACCTCGCTCGCAAAAAGGTTATCCACATCGCCGGAACTAAAGGTAAGGGATCAACAGCCTGTATGATCTCGACGATACTTGCCGAGGCAGGTTATAAGGTCGGGCTCTATACCTCGCCCCACCTCGTCACCCCGCGCGAGAGGTTCAGGATAAACGGCAAGATGATCTCCCAGGATGAACTTTCCCAACTGGTGGAGAGGATTCAGCCTGTGGCCGAGGAGATGAGACATAGCGATGAGATGGGGGATCTCACCTTCTTCGAGCTTTACACCGCACTCGGATTCCTCTGGTTTGCCTCAGAAGGGACGGATATCTGGGTGCTGGAGACGGGATTGGGAGGGAGGCTTGATGCCACCAACGTGATCAACTCCGACCTCGTCGTCATAACCCCAATCGGGCTGGATCACACCCGAATACTGGGAGATACTCTTAAGGCTATAGCGCGGGAGAAAGCTGGAATTATAAAGAGCGATGCCCCTGTGGTGTGCGCGCCGCAGAAAGAGGGGGTCATAGGGATCATCTCCGAAAGATGCCGTCGCTTCAACTCGCCGCTCCTCCGCGTGGATGAGATCGCCCGATCGGAAAGAGAGGTCTCCTCCCCGGCCGGCGAGAGGTTCTCCGCCGAGGTGATGGGCCTGAGGTATGAAGATCTTTTTTTACCTCTCCTCGGGGAGCATCAGATCATCAACGCTCTGACGGCGATAACCGCTGTGGAGGTCATGCGCGGCGAGGGTTTTGGGATCTCACCGAAGGCCATCCGATCGGGATTGGCCAGGGTGAAGTGGCCATGTAGGATACAGGTGGTCAGGGAGAGACCGATCGTGATACTCGATGTGGCCCATAATCCCGATTCGATCAGAGCACTGCGACGGACGATTCAGGAGAGATTTAGATACGAGAAGCTCATCTTGGTATTCGGCGCCTCGTCGGACAAGGACGTGGAGGGTATGGGATACGAATTTGCGGGATTCGCCGATACGACGATAGCTACGAGGGCCTCTGATAACACCAGGATGATCCCCCCGGCTGAGCTGAAGTTGAGGCTGGAGGGGATTTTAGATCACGTTCTTACCGCCGGGGCGGTAAGGGAAGCCTTTTCAGAAGCTCTCTCCATGGCAGGGCCGGACGATCTGATCTGCGTTACCGGTTCCTTCTATCATGTGGGAGAGCTTTTGAAAGATATGATATGTAAAAACATGACGTGAGGAAGGAGGTATAAAGTGGGTAAGGGACTTCGCACAGCCCTCTGGGTGATGTTCATCATCGGGCTGGTCTCGCTTGCGGGTGTTATATACCTGGCGGCTCAGAAGGGAGCGTCTGATCTGACGTGGCTGGCGCCGCTGGGTTCGCTCCTCGCCCTCCTGTTCGTGGTGTATCTGGTCTTCAGGATATTCCGTTATAGCGAGGGCACTGAGGAGATGCGAAGGATAGCAGCGGCCGTTCGTGAGGGAGCGAACGCTTATCTGAAACGGCAGTATACGGTCGTCTCGATCTATTTCGCCGTGATGTTCGTTGTCCTGGCGCTTATGGCGTGGTGGGGTGATTACCTCGCGGCACCCGTTCCATTCGCCTTCCTGACAGGAGGGTTCTTTTCAGGTCTATGCGGTTACCTGGGGATGAAGATCGCCACCAATTCCAGCGCCAGGACGGCATTTGCGGCCCAACAGAGCCTTAACAGCGGACTGAGGGTGGCCTTTTCAAGCGGTGCCACGATGGGGCTGATGGTCGTCGGATTCGGTCTGTTGGATCTAAGCATCTGGTTTTACCTGCTGAACAACTGGCTTTACAGCAATCTGCCTGAGGCCGAGAGGATCTGGACGGTCACGAGCACGATGTTAACCTTCGAGATGGGAGCGAGCTCCCAGGCGTTGTTCGCACGTGTGGGCGGCGGCATCTACACCAAAGGCGCCGATGTCGGAGCTGATCTTGTCGGCAAAGTCGAGGCCGGTATCCCCGAAGACGATCCGCGCAACCCCGCCACGATCGCCGATAACGTCGGGGATAACGTAGGGGATGTCGCCGGAATGGGAGCAGACCTGTATGAGTCCTATGTCGGATCGATAGTCGCCACGATGGCCCTCGGCGCGGGAGCGTTCGCCAAACATGGGCTTGCGCTACAAAGCGTTACCGTTCCGCTCGTCATAGCCGCCGTGGGGGTTGTCGCCTCAATACTCGGCACCTTCCTGGTTCGATCCGGCGAGAGAGCCACACAATCGACGCTGCTGTGGGCGCTGCGCAGAGGGATCTGGTTCAGCGCGGCGGTCATAGCCATCGCCACCTTCTTCGTGGTCAGGGCTACTTTAGGATCGAATTACGACGGAGTCTACGGCGCCGTTCTGACGGGCCTGGCCGTTGGGTTGATCATCGGATACTTCACCGAGTTCTTCACCTCAGACGAATACCGGCCGACTAGGTCCATAGCTGAAGCCGCCGAGACGGGCCATGCCACGGTCATCATCCAGGGCATGGCGATGGGCATGCTCAGCACCGCCATACCCGTTGTGACGGTCGGTCTGGGGATCTTCTTCAGCTTCTGGCTGGCGCACGGATTTCAGGAACCAGTGATGGGCCTTTACGGGATAGGCATCGCCGCCTTGGGTATGCTCAGCACGTTGGGGATCACCCTCGCCTCCGACGCCTATGGACCTGTCGCCGATAACGCCGGCGGAAACGCCGAAATGGCAGGACTTCCTCCTGAGGTCCGGGAGAGAACGGATGCCCTGGATGCCCTTGGGAACACAACAGCCGCCACCGGAAAGGGATTCGCCATCGGCTCGGCTGCCCTGACCGCCTTGGCGTTGATCTCCGCCTACAAGGAGGAGGTCGTCAAATTCCTGGTAAACTCCGATCGTTTCAGGGTTTTCCTCCAGGAGATCGGCAAACTTCCGGCGAACTTCGACAAGCTCAGCCAACTGGCAAAGGTCGAGTTTTTCAACGCTCTCCCTGAGAAAACCACCTTTCTCAAGAGCTACTTCAACATCACACTTGAAAACCCCAAGGTGATAATCGGGCTCTTTATAGGAGGAATGCTGCCGTTCTTGTTCTGCTCGATGACGATGCAGGCCGTGGGAAAGGCCGCCGGGGCGATCATCCGTGAGGTCAGACGGCAGATCCGCGAACTGGGTATACTTGAGGGCAAAAACAAACCGGATTACGCCAGTTGCGTGAGGATAAGCACCGCTGCAGCTCAGAAGGAGATGATACTTCCGGCACTGCTCGCTATCATCGCGCCGATCCTCATCGGTATACTTCTGGGTAGCGAAGGGCTGGTCGGATTGCTATCTGGTGCTCTGGTCAGCGGATTTGTGTTGGCCGTGATGATGGCCAACGCCGGCGGCGCTTGGGATAATGCCAAAAAGTTCATCGAGAAGGGAAACTTAGGCGGCAAGGGTTCCGAGGCCCATAAAGCTGCCGTCACAGGCGATACGGTCGGAGACCCGTTCAAGGACACATCGGGGCCGTCCCTCAACATTCTCATCAAGCTGATGTCCATGGTCTCTGTCGTCTTCGCCTCCTTTATCGTCAAAAACGCCCTGTTCTGAAGTTGTAGGGGCTAGGCATTCAAACGAAGAATGCCTAGCCCCTACTTGTAAAAATCGTTGGTGGAGGGGGAGGTCATGGGTGGAAGTTCGTCACAGGTTATCGTGTCTGATGGTAAAAGGAAACTTCTTGATATCGGCTATGAGAAAACCTGTGATTGTGACCCTTCTCATATTAACTGCCTCACCCCTAAAGAGTGGATAAAAGCTCAGATTGGCGTATGGCAGTTTAACTATGAAAAAAGAGATATCAGGGATAAACGTTTGCATCCCGCGACCTTTCCGATAAGTTTAGCCGCTAAGGTCATCTCGCTGTTCACACATAGGGGAGAGCTGGTTGTCGATCCGTTTGTTGGGAGCGGAACAACCTTAGTAGCTGCCAGAGACCTGGACCGTAACGCAGTTGGATTTGACTTGAAGAAGGAGTATATAGATCTCTGTAATGAGCGCCTGCGCCAACTCACATTAACTGGCAGCAGTAAGCAACTGGCGATTCAAGATGACGCACGCAACATACCACTCTACTTTAAGGAGGAGATGATCTCTTTGATATTTACGTCTCCCCCCTATGCTAATCTTCTAAACCGTCAGAGAAGGAACAAGAGCAGAAGGGGTGATGAAAGGAAAAACGAACAGTTCATGAAGGTTGAACAATACAGTCAAGATCCTCGGGATCTAGGGACTCTATCTCCGGCGGAATTCGGTAAAGCGCTTGAGGAGATCTTCGGTAATATGCTGCCTTTGTTAAAGCCCAAGGGACATTGTGTCATAAACATACCGGATATGTGGTGGAGAGATAAGCGCATTACGTTACATATCATCGTTGTGGAGGCGCTTCGTAAAGCCGGTTATGAGTTGAGAAATATAATAATCTGGGATCGGACCAATATCGTAAACAGAGTGGGAATCTTCGGATGGCCCTCCAATTACATCACGATGGGAACGACTTTCGAGTATCTGCTTCATTTCTGGCGCCCACCTGGTGATCCTGACATCTCGAATCGCTCTTATTCCCTTGGGTGTAGTATCTATGGCTAATTGTCCGCTGTCCACAGCTCAACCGTCATTTGTAGTCATTAAGTCATTTGGCTTCGCCGTCATTTAAATGGCAACAAATGACAATAAATAACTACGCTCATATTATCGTTAAGTGTAGCAGAGATCTGAGAGGTTAGAAAAGCTTATTTCTCAGGGCGAAAAGGAACGAGGAACCAGGACGGAAAACGTTACAACGTTAAACGTTGAACGTGCAACGGATTTCCCTTCTTCTCGTTCCTCATCATGGATAACCACTACACTCAAGGGAAATATGAGCGAGGAGAAAAACCGTGATAAAAGGAGGTGTGAGGCTATGTCAGATCTACTTCAAACTGCATTGAAGAAGGTTGAGGAGACCGAGGTGCCGGAGGTTAACGTCGCCGCTCTGGCATATTCGGGGGGGTTAGACTCATCATTATGTGTGGAGCTTCTACGCAGGAAGTATAAGGCGAAAAAGATCATACCCATAATGGTCGATGTCGGTCAAGGAGAGGAGGAGATCAAAACTGGCCTCGATAAGGCCAAGGTGCTTAAGGTGGAGCCCATCCTGATAAACGCCAAGGACGAGTTCACTGAGGAGTGGATGGCGAAGGCGATCA encodes:
- a CDS encoding nucleotidyltransferase family protein; the protein is MLNKGEMIRKAVIIAGGMGTRLRPVTYEIPKPLIPIQGKTLTEHILDILKDAGVEEVYLSVGYMHERIREYLGDGSRFGMKIRYIIEDKPLGTGGWMKLIEPLHEHFIALNGDNLFDLDLREMYQFHISRGAVATIALTRVDDPRAYGVVTMDGDRITAFLEKTPHPPTDLINSGYYIFSPSVFRHLPSSDAFMLEKELFPRLAEDGVLYGFIHDGIWFDTGTFERWEAAIRGWKRGKNRR
- a CDS encoding alkaline phosphatase family protein is translated as MAEAKRGLILGLDAMVPNITERFLDEGVMPNLSRMVERGCFTRVRPVIPAQTPSNWDTIATGATPGTHGVVQWGSHIPGEPVWEYHRQEAFNAGLCRAEYLWEAAARSGIRSVVMNYAGYPPTTKAAVFIEWLFQPSRSYFDLAPPTVYHNCPELNTTDPIELLPAKGWRNLPLSGLTPFDAELPVVPSTEGSGPTYYALVWGKDGKYDRVSISPSRDFSEIIATLSVGEWSDWIRAGFKTADQGEAEGAFRFKLVELSPDGVRMRLYRSDAYPTDGRFCSNPVLGKRLVSELGPYIHSGMTVGLHCHGQLDWETADEVMAEEAKWWAEAAYMAMKSADASLLVLHWHILDEIGHRFIPLIDPTGTNYDPSKADEYWQIVRNYYRATDRFVGEFLKRFDDGETLFVVVSDHGMPANKKAVSLINLFKDRGWVSLTSDGKGVDWAHSKLFFVQNHLWINLKGRDEGGVVPPEEYESLRSQVLTAMRDLKDPETGEHVFAFVLTREDAPMVGLWGDYIGDLVFCYSGGYRWSGPEVLRMGEDRVVFPCGGGNHGPMIPTYETDATSVMGTLIMYGPGIRPGVKPPKLEQAGICTTDVAPTVAHLMGFDAPAQTEGRILREFLIKGYSRRPDRVLKPTARPIKRRPTVKPKPITLQGDVTDEE
- a CDS encoding sugar phosphate isomerase/epimerase — protein: MRLGGPVFSSYSDPGEWIAALRRAGYRAAYCPVGPDADGSTIRDYSEAAREADIVIAEVGAWSNPMSPNEEERHKALEKCKRMLALADEIGARCCVNIAGSRGEKWDGHHPDNLTDETFDMIVETVRGIIDDVKPKRSFYTLETMPWMYPDSAESYLRLIEAIDRKRFAVHFDPVNLICSPQRYYGNGELIKDFIEKLGPHIKSCHAKDIVLSQKLTTHLDETRPGLGGLDYRVFLRKLNELDPDIPLMLEHLPNEEEYAKAASYIRSIAEELGIGL
- a CDS encoding 2-dehydropantoate 2-reductase, translating into MRILIVGPGAMGSLFAVLLADAGNDVFMLDYKPDRAARLNENGFRVHGVSGERFKRIKVLLRADRIPKVDYTFIWVKSYDTASAVRSIGSALKGSGYVVTLQNGLGNADIIAEEFGAERVIAGVTSHGATCLAPGDILHAGAGETVIGTLSGDISEGAKGCVKMLNDAGIQTRISEDIRSEIWGKLIVNAAINPLTAVTGLKNGELIQHDETIKIMRMAVEEGVKVAAELNVVLPYSDPMGRVVDVCRLTADNISSMLQDVMVGRKTEIDFINGAIVRLGREKNIPTPVNETLVYLVKVREKGAR
- a CDS encoding serine hydroxymethyltransferase is translated as MNRLLSQVDPEMAQILDGELDRQIHTLVMIPSENYASKAVLQVQGCIMTNKYAEGYPGNRYYNGCRFVDMAESLAIERAKRLFGAEHANVQPHTGSQANMAVYYALLDEGDTILSMHINHGGHLTHGKAQNFSGRYYNFVFYGVDRETEMIDLNYVEDLAKRHRPRLILVGASAYPRILEFDKWREIADRVGAYLMADIAHIAGLIIGGVHPDPVPYCDIVTSTTHKTLRGPRGAFILCRKELAKKIDRAVFPGVQAGPLMHVIAAKAVCFKEAMEPGFKEYQKQIVKNAKTLAHALMERGFRLVSRGTDNHLMLIDLTNKGISGREAADMLEEAGIIVNKNLIPYDPKPPTETSGIRPGTPALTTRGMKEPEMELIADFYAQVLDNPTDISVREKVRQQVKELCDRFPIYQDLDIWA
- a CDS encoding bifunctional folylpolyglutamate synthase/dihydrofolate synthase, whose protein sequence is MEYRSALEFLNSFINYERRVEHRYDERRFNLERMRRLLDSIGNPHLARKKVIHIAGTKGKGSTACMISTILAEAGYKVGLYTSPHLVTPRERFRINGKMISQDELSQLVERIQPVAEEMRHSDEMGDLTFFELYTALGFLWFASEGTDIWVLETGLGGRLDATNVINSDLVVITPIGLDHTRILGDTLKAIAREKAGIIKSDAPVVCAPQKEGVIGIISERCRRFNSPLLRVDEIARSEREVSSPAGERFSAEVMGLRYEDLFLPLLGEHQIINALTAITAVEVMRGEGFGISPKAIRSGLARVKWPCRIQVVRERPIVILDVAHNPDSIRALRRTIQERFRYEKLILVFGASSDKDVEGMGYEFAGFADTTIATRASDNTRMIPPAELKLRLEGILDHVLTAGAVREAFSEALSMAGPDDLICVTGSFYHVGELLKDMICKNMT
- a CDS encoding sodium-translocating pyrophosphatase, with the protein product MFIIGLVSLAGVIYLAAQKGASDLTWLAPLGSLLALLFVVYLVFRIFRYSEGTEEMRRIAAAVREGANAYLKRQYTVVSIYFAVMFVVLALMAWWGDYLAAPVPFAFLTGGFFSGLCGYLGMKIATNSSARTAFAAQQSLNSGLRVAFSSGATMGLMVVGFGLLDLSIWFYLLNNWLYSNLPEAERIWTVTSTMLTFEMGASSQALFARVGGGIYTKGADVGADLVGKVEAGIPEDDPRNPATIADNVGDNVGDVAGMGADLYESYVGSIVATMALGAGAFAKHGLALQSVTVPLVIAAVGVVASILGTFLVRSGERATQSTLLWALRRGIWFSAAVIAIATFFVVRATLGSNYDGVYGAVLTGLAVGLIIGYFTEFFTSDEYRPTRSIAEAAETGHATVIIQGMAMGMLSTAIPVVTVGLGIFFSFWLAHGFQEPVMGLYGIGIAALGMLSTLGITLASDAYGPVADNAGGNAEMAGLPPEVRERTDALDALGNTTAATGKGFAIGSAALTALALISAYKEEVVKFLVNSDRFRVFLQEIGKLPANFDKLSQLAKVEFFNALPEKTTFLKSYFNITLENPKVIIGLFIGGMLPFLFCSMTMQAVGKAAGAIIREVRRQIRELGILEGKNKPDYASCVRISTAAAQKEMILPALLAIIAPILIGILLGSEGLVGLLSGALVSGFVLAVMMANAGGAWDNAKKFIEKGNLGGKGSEAHKAAVTGDTVGDPFKDTSGPSLNILIKLMSMVSVVFASFIVKNALF
- a CDS encoding site-specific DNA-methyltransferase; translation: MGGSSSQVIVSDGKRKLLDIGYEKTCDCDPSHINCLTPKEWIKAQIGVWQFNYEKRDIRDKRLHPATFPISLAAKVISLFTHRGELVVDPFVGSGTTLVAARDLDRNAVGFDLKKEYIDLCNERLRQLTLTGSSKQLAIQDDARNIPLYFKEEMISLIFTSPPYANLLNRQRRNKSRRGDERKNEQFMKVEQYSQDPRDLGTLSPAEFGKALEEIFGNMLPLLKPKGHCVINIPDMWWRDKRITLHIIVVEALRKAGYELRNIIIWDRTNIVNRVGIFGWPSNYITMGTTFEYLLHFWRPPGDPDISNRSYSLGCSIYG